A window of the Enterobacteriaceae bacterium 4M9 genome harbors these coding sequences:
- the cyoB gene encoding cytochrome o ubiquinol oxidase subunit I, whose product MFGKLTLDAVPYHEPIIMVTVAAIIIGGLAVVAALTYFGKWTYLWKEWLTSVDHKRLGVMYILVALVMLVRGFADAIMMRSQQVLASAGDAGFLPPHHYDQIFTAHGVIMIFFVAMPFVVGLMNLVVPLQIGARDVAFPFLNNLSFWLTVVGVVLVNLSLGIGEFAQTGWVAYPPLSGIEYSPGVGVDYWIWSIQLSGIGTTLTGINFFVTILKMRAPGMDLFKMPVFTWTALCTNVLIIVSFPILTVSVALLTLDRYLGTHFFTNDMGGNMMMYINLIWAWGHPEVYILVLPVFGVFSEVTATFSQKRLFGYTSLVWATICITILSFIVWLHHFFTMGSGANVNAFFGVATMIIAIPTGVKIFNWLFTMYQGRIIFNSAMMWTVGFIVTFSIGGMSGVLLAVPGADFVLHNSLFLIAHFHNVIIGGVVFGLFAGMTYWWPKAFGYTLNETWGKRAFWFWFIGFFVAFMPLYVLGFMGMTRRLSQQIDPQFHPLLTVAAVGAALIAIGVLCQVIQLYVSVRDRDQNRDLTGDPWGGRTLEWSTASPPPFYNFALVPQVHERDAFWEMKEKGEAYKQPTHYEKIHMPKNSGAGIIISLFITIFGFAMIWHIWWLAIASFAATIVSWIVKSFDEDVDYYVPVEQVEKLENQHFDEITKAGLKNVN is encoded by the coding sequence ATGTTCGGAAAACTTACACTGGATGCTGTCCCGTACCACGAACCGATTATTATGGTGACCGTTGCCGCCATTATCATCGGTGGCCTGGCGGTTGTGGCAGCACTGACTTACTTCGGTAAATGGACTTATCTGTGGAAAGAGTGGCTGACCTCTGTCGACCACAAACGCTTAGGTGTCATGTACATCCTGGTAGCGCTGGTCATGCTGGTGCGCGGCTTCGCCGATGCCATCATGATGCGTAGCCAGCAGGTGTTGGCCTCAGCGGGTGATGCAGGCTTCCTGCCACCGCACCACTACGATCAGATCTTTACCGCCCACGGCGTGATTATGATCTTCTTCGTGGCGATGCCGTTCGTTGTCGGTCTGATGAACCTGGTGGTTCCGCTGCAGATTGGCGCACGCGACGTGGCGTTCCCGTTCCTGAACAACCTGAGCTTCTGGCTGACCGTGGTTGGCGTGGTGCTGGTTAACCTGTCTCTCGGTATTGGCGAATTCGCCCAGACCGGTTGGGTTGCCTATCCACCGCTATCGGGCATTGAATACAGTCCAGGAGTCGGGGTCGATTACTGGATCTGGAGTATTCAGCTGTCCGGTATCGGTACGACCCTCACCGGTATCAACTTCTTCGTGACCATCCTGAAGATGCGTGCACCGGGCATGGACCTGTTCAAAATGCCGGTCTTTACCTGGACTGCGCTTTGCACCAACGTACTTATCATTGTTTCCTTCCCTATCCTGACGGTTTCTGTCGCACTGCTGACGCTTGACCGTTATCTGGGCACCCATTTCTTTACCAACGATATGGGTGGCAACATGATGATGTATATCAACCTGATTTGGGCCTGGGGCCACCCGGAAGTGTATATCCTGGTGCTGCCGGTGTTCGGTGTGTTCTCTGAAGTCACCGCCACCTTCTCCCAGAAACGCCTGTTTGGTTATACCTCGCTGGTCTGGGCGACAATTTGTATCACCATTTTGTCGTTCATCGTCTGGCTGCACCACTTCTTCACCATGGGCAGCGGCGCGAACGTCAACGCCTTCTTCGGTGTTGCCACCATGATTATCGCCATCCCGACCGGGGTGAAGATTTTCAACTGGCTGTTCACCATGTATCAGGGCCGTATCATCTTCAACTCGGCGATGATGTGGACGGTTGGCTTTATCGTCACCTTCTCTATCGGTGGGATGAGCGGCGTGCTGCTGGCCGTACCGGGTGCCGACTTTGTTCTGCACAACAGCCTGTTCCTGATTGCGCACTTCCATAACGTCATCATCGGCGGCGTGGTATTCGGTCTGTTTGCCGGTATGACTTACTGGTGGCCGAAGGCGTTTGGCTACACCCTGAACGAAACCTGGGGCAAACGTGCTTTCTGGTTCTGGTTCATCGGTTTCTTCGTGGCGTTTATGCCGCTGTACGTGCTGGGCTTCATGGGTATGACCCGTCGTCTGAGCCAGCAGATTGACCCGCAGTTCCACCCGCTGCTCACCGTTGCTGCCGTTGGTGCTGCGCTGATTGCTATCGGTGTGCTCTGCCAGGTCATTCAGCTGTACGTTTCCGTTCGCGACCGCGATCAGAACCGTGACCTGACCGGAGACCCGTGGGGTGGCCGTACGCTGGAGTGGTCAACCGCTTCACCGCCGCCGTTCTATAACTTTGCCCTGGTGCCGCAGGTTCACGAGCGTGACGCCTTCTGGGAAATGAAAGAGAAAGGCGAAGCGTACAAGCAGCCGACCCACTACGAAAAAATCCACATGCCGAAAAACAGCGGCGCGGGCATCATCATTTCGCTGTTCATCACCATCTTCGGCTTTGCCATGATCTGGCATATCTGGTGGCTGGCTATCGCAAGCTTTGCGGCCACCATCGTGTCCTGGATTGTGAAAAGCTTCGACGAAGACGTGGATTACTACGTACCGGTTGAACAGGTTGAAAAACTGGAAAACCAGCATTTCGACGAAATTACCAAAGCAGGGCTGAAAAATGTCAACTGA
- a CDS encoding cytochrome o ubiquinol oxidase subunit III → MSTDTLNQAHAHNAHDHGHHDAGANKVFGFWIYLMSDCIIFACLFATYAVLVNGTAGGPTGKDIFELPFVLVETFLLLFSSITYGMAIIAMNNNNQGKVLTWLGLTFLFGAGFIGMEIYEFHTLISEGYGPDRSGFLSAFFTLVGTHGLHVTSGLIWMALMMFQIARRGLTSTNRTRLMCLSLFWHFLDVVWICVFSVVYLMGAM, encoded by the coding sequence ATGTCAACTGATACTCTGAATCAGGCGCACGCCCACAACGCGCATGACCATGGGCACCACGACGCAGGAGCCAATAAGGTTTTTGGCTTCTGGATCTACCTGATGAGCGACTGCATCATCTTTGCATGTCTGTTTGCTACCTATGCCGTTCTGGTGAACGGCACTGCCGGTGGCCCGACAGGGAAGGATATTTTCGAACTGCCGTTCGTGCTCGTAGAGACCTTCCTGCTGCTGTTTAGCTCCATCACCTACGGCATGGCGATTATCGCCATGAACAACAACAACCAGGGCAAAGTGCTGACCTGGCTTGGTCTGACATTCCTGTTCGGCGCGGGCTTTATCGGGATGGAAATCTATGAATTCCACACCCTGATTTCTGAAGGTTATGGCCCGGATCGCAGCGGCTTCCTGTCAGCGTTCTTTACGCTGGTCGGTACCCACGGTCTGCACGTGACCTCCGGCCTTATCTGGATGGCGTTGATGATGTTCCAGATTGCACGCCGCGGCCTGACCAGTACTAACCGCACGCGTCTGATGTGCCTGAGCCTGTTCTGGCACTTCCTGGACGTAGTCTGGATCTGTGTGTTCTCTGTTGTCTATCTGATGGGGGCGATGTAA
- a CDS encoding cytochrome o ubiquinol oxidase subunit IV: MSHSHDNSAPHGSVKTYMTGFILSIILTVIPFWMVMNGSASHAVILGVVLVTAVVQILVHLSCFLHMNTKSDEGWNMTAFVFTVLIIAILVVGSIWIMWNLNYNMMLS, encoded by the coding sequence ATGAGTCATTCACACGACAACTCTGCGCCTCACGGCAGCGTCAAAACCTATATGACAGGTTTCATCCTGTCCATCATCCTGACGGTAATCCCGTTCTGGATGGTGATGAATGGCAGTGCGTCACATGCTGTTATTCTGGGTGTGGTGCTGGTCACCGCAGTGGTACAGATTCTGGTTCACTTGTCCTGCTTCCTGCACATGAATACCAAGTCCGATGAGGGCTGGAACATGACGGCATTCGTCTTTACGGTGCTCATCATCGCGATTCTGGTTGTAGGCTCTATCTGGATTATGTGGAACCTGAACTACAACATGATGCTTTCTTAA